In Actinoplanes sp. NBC_00393, a single genomic region encodes these proteins:
- a CDS encoding pilus assembly protein CpaE, which translates to MLGVQVARQLKAAGLIWKPRLGDRFAVPDRDLDDEVFVLSNMTIQVHDRPEGRIIGFNGTTEWALDDVDLDETIWLPREDQLRELLGGTFRELGREPDHYRVRVELLDESHTFTAATPEDGYAAALLHLLKAAGA; encoded by the coding sequence GTGCTCGGCGTGCAAGTCGCGAGGCAGCTCAAAGCCGCTGGACTGATCTGGAAGCCCCGCCTCGGCGACCGGTTCGCGGTGCCCGACCGGGACCTGGACGACGAGGTCTTCGTGCTGAGCAACATGACGATTCAGGTGCACGACCGGCCGGAAGGGCGGATCATCGGCTTCAACGGGACCACCGAGTGGGCGCTCGACGACGTGGACCTGGACGAGACCATCTGGCTACCGCGGGAGGACCAGCTGCGGGAGCTGTTGGGCGGCACGTTCCGCGAGCTGGGCCGCGAGCCGGACCACTATCGGGTACGCGTGGAGCTGCTCGACGAGAGTCACACGTTCACCGCCGCGACGCCGGAGGACGGGTACGCCGCGGCGCTCCTGCACCTGCTGAAAGCGGCCGGAGCCTGA